From the genome of Frateuria soli:
CCGCGACCAGCAGGCGTTGTCCGAGGCGGCACTGTTCAGTCCGAACCTGGAGCAGGCCCTGCCGGTGCAGGCGCCCGGCGCCCAGGGCGAGGTCGACGTGGCGGCACAGCGCAGCGCGATCACCGCCCTGCGACTGCGTTTCCAGCAGCAGTTGCTGGCCTGGTTCCGTGGCCAGAACGCGCCGCAGCAGCTGGTCGGCATGCGCGAGACGCTGCTGGGTATCGCCGGGCGCTGCTGGACCGTCCCGGGCCGCCGCCTGTGGTGGATCGCCGCCGGCGTGCTGGAGGGCCTGGAGCAGGGCATGCTCAAGAGCCATGCCGCCGAGATCCGCCAGCTGATCGGCAAGGTCGACCGCAATATCCGCCAACTGGTCGAGCAGGGTGAAGCCAGCCTGCGTGGCGGCGATGCCGACGAGCTTGCCGGCAAGCTGCTCTACATCGTGGCGCAGGCGCGCCAGGCCAGCCCGCAGATGGCGCTGCTGAAGCAGACCTATCGCCTGGACAGCCTGCTGCCCGACGCCGCGGAACTGGAGCACGCGCGCGGCTCGATGTCCGGCCACAACCGCGCCCTGCTCGACTCGGTGTCCAAGGCACTGAAGGAAGACCTGCTGCGCGTGAAGGAAGCGCTCGACCTGTTCCTGCGCCAGAGCGACGGAGACCCGGCGCAGCTCGCTGCGCAGGGCGAGGTGCTCGAGCGCGTGGGCGACACGCTGGGCATGCTGGCGCTGGCCGTACCGCGTCGCGTGGTCAATGAACAGCGTCGCGTGCTGGAAGAGATCGTGCACAAGGTGCGTACGCCGGACGAGGGCGTGCTGCTCGACGTCGCCGGCGCGCTGCTGTACGTCGAATCCTCGCTGGACGACCACATCGAAAGCCTGGGCGCCGAAGATGGCCTGGCCGGCGAGGCGCTGCCCGCCGAGGGCGAGGCCGTGCCCGCGCTGCCGCGCAGCGAGGCGCGCAGCATCCTCGCCTCGCTGATGCAGGAGGCGATCGCCAACACCGCCAGGGTGAAGGACGCCATCGTCGCTTTCGTCGAGGCCGGCTGGGACCTGGCCCAACTCAATGGCACTCCGGCGTTGATGGACGAAGTGGCCGGCGCCATGCGCATGCTGTCCGCGCCGCGTCCGTCCGAGTTGGCCGAAGGCATCGGCCGCTTCATCGGCAACGAGATGCTGGTTGACCGGCGGGTGCCGGGCAGCGCACAGATGGATCACCTGGCCGATGCCCTGGCCGCGCTGGAGTACTACCTGGAGGCCGCCCGCGAGCACCGCGGCGGACTGGAGCACATCCTGGACGTGGCCGAGCACAGCCTGGGGTCGCTCGGCTACTGGCCGTTGCCCGCGGCGCGCGCGGCGGAGGTCTACGAAACGCCGGCGCCGGCGCCCACGCCCGCCGTGGCCGACGAGCCCTCCGAACCGTCGTTGTCCGAACCGGTCAGCCTGGCCACCGGCGATGGCCTGGACGACCTGATGATCGGCAGCAGCGAACCGCTGCAGCCTGGCGCGCACGAACTGGCCGGGCTGCGTCTGGCGCAGACCGAATCGCTCAACGTCGAGCCGGGTGCCGGCGAAGAGGGCGACTGGGTCGAGATCGAGGAAGAAGTCCTCGAGGAAGTGCCGGTCGCCGACGCCCTGGCCGGCAACGCCGGCTTCCAGATCGGCACCGAAGGCATCGACGACGACATTCGCGAGATCTTCCTGGAGGAGATGCAGGAGGAAATCGACAACCTGCGCAACGCCGAGCAGGCGTGGCTGGCCGATCCGGCGCAACTGGCCGCGATCACGCCGATCCGCCGCTCCTTCCACACGCTCAAGGGCTCCGGCCGCCTGGTCGGTGCCAGCGTGCTGGGCGAATTCGCATGGAAGGTCGAGAACATGCTCAACCGCGTGCTGGATGCCACCATCCAGCCGCACGATGGCGTACAGGCCCTGGTCCACGCCGCCATCGACGCGCTGCCGCAGTTGCTCGTCGCCCTCAAGGGTGAGGGCACGCCAAGCGCGCCGCTGGCCGCGATCATGGCCACGGCCGATCGCCTGGCCGCCGGCGAAATGGCCCGGATCAGCGACCACGCGCCGGTCGGTACGCAAACCGTGCGCCGCGTGGTGCGTCGCCGCGTGCCGCGGCTGGATGCGGCGGTGGATGCCGTGCCGGTCGCCGTCCACACCGACCACACCGCAGCCGCGGACGTGCCTTCGGCGCCGGTCGAAGCGATCGCGCTGCCGGTGATGCCGCCGGTCGACCCGGTGCTGCTCGAAATCCTGCGCAGCGAAGTTGCGCAGTATCTGCAGGCGATCCGTGCCGCGCTCGCCCGCGCCGATGGCGAACTGCGTGTGGACGATGCCCTGCTGCGCGCGGTGCACACGCTGCACGGCGCCATCGCGATGGTGGACATCCCGCTGCTGACCCAGCTGCTCTCGCCGCTGGAAAGCCTGCTCAAGCGCCTGCGCGCGGCCAGCCAGCCGCTGTCGGAAGAAGGCACCCGCCTGCTTGCGCAGTCGGCCGACGTGGTCGACCACGTGATGGCGCAGTTCGACGTGGCCGAGCCGCAACTGCCGTCCGTGGACGCGCTTACCGCGCGCCTGATCGAGCTTCGCGACAGCCAGCCGGAGCCGAAGGTCGCGCACGTGCTGTTCGACCCGCACGCGGAAGATCTGTCTGCCGAACTTCCCGAAGACGCCGCCGTCGCCGCGGCGCTCGATGCGGGCCTGGACGACGTGCTGGGCGATCCGGTGGCGACCGATACGACCTACGCGGATCAGGCCCCGGCCGGGCACGACGAACATGACGAGTACGCGGGCGAACTGCTTGCCGCGCTCGACGCATTCGACCTGGAAACCGCCGGCGCAAGCGGTTCGGTCGAGAGTCCGGCAATCGATGCCGGCCAGGCGGACGACGAACAGAGCCTGGCTGCGCTGCTGGACAGCCTGTTGAACGAGCCGGCCGATGGCCAGTCGCTTGTGACGTTGGATGCCGGCGCAAAGGACGAGGGCGAGGCCGGACTGGGCGAAGTGACGGAACTGTCGCTGGAGTCCGATGCGCAAGGGCTGGAACCGGAGGCATCGGTCGAGGCGGTCGACGAACTGGATGCCGCCACGCTGTTGCCCGAACCGCTTGAGGTGTCGCAGGAGCCGGTCGAAGCGGAGGTTGCCTCCGCGCACGAGGAAGCCTTCGAGGCCGAGGAGTCCATGTCGGCCGAGGCCACGGAAGAAGTCGCCGACGAGGTTCCGGACGCACCGGTCGCTGCCGACATCGAAGCAAGCCAGACCATCGATAATCCGACCGCGGCCGCGTTCGAACCGTTCGTGCCGGTCGCCATCGACAACGCGCCGGCGCAACCGTGGATTGGCCAGATCGATCCGGACCTGCTGGAGATCTTCACCGAGGAAGCGAACGAGCTGCTCGACCATGCCGACGGCCTGCTGGCCGAATGGCGTGCCGAGCCCGCCGAGACGTCGCACGCCACCGGCCTTCAGCGCGATCTGCACACCCTCAAGGGCGGCGCCCGCATCGCCGGGCTGGTGCCGGTGGGCGACCTGACCCATGCCATCGAGACGCTGCTGGAGAAGCCGGTCGCCGAGCGCGACACCGCGCAGCTCATCGGTGCGCTCGAGGCGGGCTTCGATACTCTGCATTCGCTGGTCAAGCGGGTTTCGCAGGGCCAGCCGATCGAGTATCCGCAGGCCCTGATCGAGCGCCTGCTCGCGTTGGCGGGCGAGGAAGCCCTGGCCAACGAAGGCCACGACGCCGCGCCCGCCACGACGCCGTCGGCCCGTCTGCCGTCCGCGCCGTTGCCGGAGCTGCTGCCCGAGCTGCTGCCCGAGCGCGAAGACGAGGAAGTCCGCTCCACCCAGGAGCAGATCCGCGTCCGCGCGGAACTGCTCGACAACCTGGTGAACCACGCCGGCGAGGTTGCGATCTACCGCTCGCGCCTGGAGCAGCAGGTCGCCGGCTACCGCTTCAACCTGGTCGAGCTCGACCAGACCGTGCAGCGCCTGCGCAGCCAGCTGCGCATGCTAGAGATCGAGACCGAGGCGCAGATCATCGCGCGCTTCCAGCGCGAGCATCGCGAGGCCGGCATCGGCGTGTTCGATCCGCTCGAACTCGACCGCTTCTCGCAGTTGCAGCAGTACTCGCGTGCGCTGGCCGAGTCGGTGTCCGACCTTGTTTCGATCCAGAACATGCTGGACGAACTCACCCGCCAGTCCGAGACCCTGCTGATCCAGCAGTCGCGCGTCAGCGCCGAATTGCAGGATGGCCTCTTGCGCACCCGCATGCTGCCGTTCGACACGATGGTGCCGAACCTGCGCCGCACGCTTCGCCAGGCCGCGCAGGAAGAAGGCAAGAGCGCCCAGCTGTACGTGGAGGGCGCGCACGGCGAAATGGACCGCAACCTGCTCGACCGCATCAAGGCGCCGTTCGAGCACATGCTGCGCAACGCCATCGCGCACGGTATCGAGTCGCCCGCCGACCGCCGCAAGGCGGGCAAGCCGACCGAGGGTGCGGTCCGCATCCGCGTGGCCCGCGAGGCCACCGAGGTGGTGGTTCGCGTCAGCGACGATGGCCGCGGCCTGGACCGCGAGGCGATCCGCGCCCGCGCGATCGAGCGTGGCCTGCTTCGCGCCGATTCGCGTCCCAGCGAAGACCAGTTGCTCAGCCTGATCACCCAGACCGGCTTCTCGACCGCCAGCCACGTCACCCAGCTCGCCGGGCGCGGCGTCGGCATGGACGTGGTCGCCAACGAGATCAAGCAGCTCGGCGGTTCGCTGGCGATCGAGTCGCAGCAGGGCCAGGGCACCACCTTCATCCTGCGCCTGCCGTTCACCCTCGCGGTGACCCAGGCCATCGTGGTGCGCATCGGCGAGGCGACCTTCGCCATCCCGATGACCTCGGTGCAGGGCGTGGCCCGGATCAACCCCGACGACCTTGCCGCACGCCTGGGCGAGGAACGCCCGACGTTCGAGTACAACGGCGATGCCTACGGCATCCACGACCTGGCCGATCTGCTCGGCCTGCAACCCAACCCGGTGATCGAGGAAGAGCAGCTGCCGCTGCTGCTGACCCGCGCCGGCGACCTGCGCGCGGCGATCCGGATCGACGCGGTGATCGGCTCGCGCGAGATCGTGGTCAAGTCGGTCGGTCCGCAGGTCAGCTCGGTGCCGGGCGTGCTCGGCGCGACCATCATGGGCGACGGCTCGGTGCTGATCATTCTCGACCTGCCGCCGCTGGTCCGCCACGGCATCGCCCGTCGCGAGCAGCGCCTGGCCGACGGCC
Proteins encoded in this window:
- a CDS encoding Hpt domain-containing protein; the protein is MRLQDHIDFTTLQWVKPELDETLARAREALESYVENPGKREVMRACVDHLHQVQGTLRMVELYGAAMVAEEMETLAICLLEDHIRQRDDAFGALMRGLMQLPDYLERLSGGHRDVPVVLLPLLNDLRTSRDQQALSEAALFSPNLEQALPVQAPGAQGEVDVAAQRSAITALRLRFQQQLLAWFRGQNAPQQLVGMRETLLGIAGRCWTVPGRRLWWIAAGVLEGLEQGMLKSHAAEIRQLIGKVDRNIRQLVEQGEASLRGGDADELAGKLLYIVAQARQASPQMALLKQTYRLDSLLPDAAELEHARGSMSGHNRALLDSVSKALKEDLLRVKEALDLFLRQSDGDPAQLAAQGEVLERVGDTLGMLALAVPRRVVNEQRRVLEEIVHKVRTPDEGVLLDVAGALLYVESSLDDHIESLGAEDGLAGEALPAEGEAVPALPRSEARSILASLMQEAIANTARVKDAIVAFVEAGWDLAQLNGTPALMDEVAGAMRMLSAPRPSELAEGIGRFIGNEMLVDRRVPGSAQMDHLADALAALEYYLEAAREHRGGLEHILDVAEHSLGSLGYWPLPAARAAEVYETPAPAPTPAVADEPSEPSLSEPVSLATGDGLDDLMIGSSEPLQPGAHELAGLRLAQTESLNVEPGAGEEGDWVEIEEEVLEEVPVADALAGNAGFQIGTEGIDDDIREIFLEEMQEEIDNLRNAEQAWLADPAQLAAITPIRRSFHTLKGSGRLVGASVLGEFAWKVENMLNRVLDATIQPHDGVQALVHAAIDALPQLLVALKGEGTPSAPLAAIMATADRLAAGEMARISDHAPVGTQTVRRVVRRRVPRLDAAVDAVPVAVHTDHTAAADVPSAPVEAIALPVMPPVDPVLLEILRSEVAQYLQAIRAALARADGELRVDDALLRAVHTLHGAIAMVDIPLLTQLLSPLESLLKRLRAASQPLSEEGTRLLAQSADVVDHVMAQFDVAEPQLPSVDALTARLIELRDSQPEPKVAHVLFDPHAEDLSAELPEDAAVAAALDAGLDDVLGDPVATDTTYADQAPAGHDEHDEYAGELLAALDAFDLETAGASGSVESPAIDAGQADDEQSLAALLDSLLNEPADGQSLVTLDAGAKDEGEAGLGEVTELSLESDAQGLEPEASVEAVDELDAATLLPEPLEVSQEPVEAEVASAHEEAFEAEESMSAEATEEVADEVPDAPVAADIEASQTIDNPTAAAFEPFVPVAIDNAPAQPWIGQIDPDLLEIFTEEANELLDHADGLLAEWRAEPAETSHATGLQRDLHTLKGGARIAGLVPVGDLTHAIETLLEKPVAERDTAQLIGALEAGFDTLHSLVKRVSQGQPIEYPQALIERLLALAGEEALANEGHDAAPATTPSARLPSAPLPELLPELLPEREDEEVRSTQEQIRVRAELLDNLVNHAGEVAIYRSRLEQQVAGYRFNLVELDQTVQRLRSQLRMLEIETEAQIIARFQREHREAGIGVFDPLELDRFSQLQQYSRALAESVSDLVSIQNMLDELTRQSETLLIQQSRVSAELQDGLLRTRMLPFDTMVPNLRRTLRQAAQEEGKSAQLYVEGAHGEMDRNLLDRIKAPFEHMLRNAIAHGIESPADRRKAGKPTEGAVRIRVAREATEVVVRVSDDGRGLDREAIRARAIERGLLRADSRPSEDQLLSLITQTGFSTASHVTQLAGRGVGMDVVANEIKQLGGSLAIESQQGQGTTFILRLPFTLAVTQAIVVRIGEATFAIPMTSVQGVARINPDDLAARLGEERPTFEYNGDAYGIHDLADLLGLQPNPVIEEEQLPLLLTRAGDLRAAIRIDAVIGSREIVVKSVGPQVSSVPGVLGATIMGDGSVLIILDLPPLVRHGIARREQRLADGLSAVASPLIEEQRAKPLVMVVDDSITMRKVTGRVLERHDYEVFTAKDGVDALEKLHDRVPDMMLLDIEMPRMDGYELATQMKADPRLRDVPIIMITSRTGDKHRQRAFDIGVDRYLGKPYQEAELLGQIAEVLEQRAMVTEAVHG